One Streptomyces dangxiongensis genomic window, GAGGCGTTCAACTCGACCATGCACATCTCGTTCGACGTGCGCGGTGGCCTGCTCATCCGGCAGATCCACCACTGGGCGGCGGTCGTCTTCCTCGCCGGCATGTTCGTGCACATGATGCGCGTGTTCTTCACCGGCGCGTTCCGCAAGCCACGTGAGATCAACTGGCTGTTCGGCTTCCTGCTGTTCGTCCTCGGCATGTTCACCGGCTTCACCGGCTACTCCCTGCCGGACGACCTGCTCTCGGGCACCGGTGTCCGCTTCACCCAGGGCGCGATCCTGTCCGTGCCGATCGTCGGCACGTACATCTCGATGTTCCTGTTCGGCGGCGAGTTCCCCGGCCACGACTTCGTGGCCCGGTTCTACTCGATCCACATCCTGCTGCTGCCGGGCATCATGCTCGGCCTGATGGTGGCGCACCTGATCCTGGTCTTCTACCACAAGCACACGCAGTTCGCGGGCCCCGGCCGGAACAACAAGAACGTCGTCGGCATGCCGCTGCTGCCGGTGTACATGGCCAAGGCCGGCGGGTTCTTCTTCCTGGTGTTCGGCTTCATCGCCCTCATCGCCGGTATCGCGTCCATCAACCCGATCTGGGCGATGGGCCCCTACCGTCCGGACCAGGTCTCCACGGGCGCCCAGCCCGACTGGTACATGGGCTTCGCCGAGGGTCTCGTCCGCGCCATGCCGGGCTGGGAGATCAACTTCTGGGGCCACACCCTGGTCCTGGGCGTGTTCGTCCCGCTGGCCCTGTTCGGGCTGTTCCTCGCGGTGATCGCGCTGTACCCGTTCATCGAGTCCTGGATCACCGGCGACAAGCGCGAGCACCACATCCTGGACCGGCCGCGCAACGCCCCGACCCGCACCGCCTTCGGTGCCGCGTGGGTCGCCGGCTACGTGATCATGCTGATCGGTGGCGGCAACGACATCATCGCCACGCACTTCCACCTGTCGATCAACGCGGTGACCTGGTTCGTCCGGATCGCGTTCTTCGCCGGGCCGGTCCTGACGTTCATCGTCACCCGGCGGATCTGCCTGGGCCTCCAGCGTCGCGACCGCGACAAGGTGCTGCACGGCCGCGAGACCGGCATCATCAAGCGGCTGCCGCACGGTGAGTTCATCGAGGTGCACGAGCCGCTCAGCCAGGAGCAGCTTCACACGCTCACCGCGCACGAGCAGTACCGGCCGGCCGAGATCGGTCCGACGACCGACGAGAACGGCGTCGAGCGCAAGGTGGGCGCCTCCGAGAAGCTGCGGGTCAAGCTCTCCAACGCCTACTACGGCGAGGACAGCCAGATCCCGAAGCCGACCGTCGAGGAGTTCAAGGAGATCACGAGCGGCCACGGCCACCACTGATCCCCGCGTCGCCACACCACGCAGAAGGGCCCCGTCCGTGTCGCGGACGGGGCCCTTCGCGGTGCCCGCGGCTGGATAGGGTGGGGTACGACGGAGCAGGACTGCGTACGAGGAGCGGCTGATGAGCGCTGTGACCCCCGCTGGAGGCGACACCGCGGCGGGCCGCTCCTGGCCCGTCCTCCTGAACGGCCTGCTGGAGGGCCGTGACCTGGCGGCCGACGACACCGCGTGGGCGATGGACCGCATCATGCGCGGTGAGGCGACCGACGCCCAGATCGCCGGGTTCGCGGTGGCGCTGCGGGCGAAGGGGCAGACGGTCCAGGAGATCACCGGCCTGGTCCGCACGATGTACGAGCACGCGAACGTGATCGAGGTGCCCGGCCGCACCGTCGACATCGTCGGCACGGGCGGCGACGGGGCCAGGACGGTGAACATCTCCACCATGTCCTCGCTGGTCGTGGCCGGTACCGGCGCGAAGGTCGTCAAGCACGGCAACCGCGCCGCGTCCTCGGCGTCCGGCTCCTCCGACGTCCTGGAGAAGCTCGGCGTCAACCTCGACCTGACCCCCCGCCGGGTCGTGGAGGTCGCTCAGGAGGCCGGCATCACCTTCTGCTTCGCCGTGAAGTTCCATCCGGCGCTGCGCCATGTGGGCGCCGCCCGCGGACAGCTCGGCATCCGGACCGTGTTCAACCTGCTCGGCCCGCTGACCAACCCGGCGCGGGTGCGGGCCCAGGCGGTCGGCGTCGCCGTCGCGCACGAGGCACCGATCGTCGCGGGCGTGCTCGCGGAACGGGGCAACTCCTCCCTGGTCTTCCGCGGCGACGACGGCCTGGACGAGCTGACGACGACGTCCACCTCCCGGGTGTGGGTGGTCCGCGACGGCCGGGTCCGCGAGGAGTCCTTCGACCCGCGCGACGCCGGCCTCCCCCTGGTCCCGGTGGAGGCGCTGCGCGGCGGCGACCCGGCCCACAACGCCGACGTCGCCCGCCGCCTGCTCGACGGCGAGCAGGGGCCCGTACGGGACGCCGTCCTGCTGAACTCGGCGGCGGCCCTGGTGGCCCTGGAGCCGACGGACGCGCCGCTCACCGAGCAGCTCCGCGCGGGCATGGCGAAGGCCGCGGAGTCGGTCGACTCGGGCGCGGCCCGGCGGACGCTGGAGCGGTGGGTGGCGGCCAGCAACGCCTGACCGCACCGCACGTCGTCCCGCGATCCGGACACGGGTTGCGGGGCGACGATCAGTTCGCGTACGTTCTTCCACCAGGTCATGAGTGACAGTCATGAGGCCCCGGCCGACTGTCCGGCAACCCTCCGTCCGTGGCGGGGTGCCCCGGGTGAAGACCAGGCCGTGGACAGCAAGGTCCACGGCAAGCGCGGATCCCTCGCACACTTACCGCAAGTGTGGGACCAGGGATCCTGGTCGTCGAGGAGCCTCCCGTGAGCAAGCGAATGCGCTAGGGCCGCAGAGCCCCGCCTCCGCATCCCCCTTCACCCCACCGGCGCCAGAGCACGCCCGCTCGCCCGGCGGATTCCACCTGCCTTCACGGGAGTTCAGCCATGTCCGTCTCCACCGCTGCCGCCGACCGGTCCCTCTGCGCCCCGCTGCCCGTGCTGGGCCGGGATGTCACCGTCCCGCTCGTCACGGGCGGTGAGGTCGCCTACGCCGCTCTCGACTACGCGGCCAGCGCCCCCGCCCTCCAGCGCGTCTGGGACGACGTCGCGGCCTACGCCCCGTACTACGGCAGCGTGCACCGCGGCGCCGGCTACCTCTCCCAGCTCTCCACCGACCTGTTCGAGAACGCCCGCGGGACCGTCGCCGGGTTCCTCGGCTGCCGCCCGGACGACCAGGTCGTCTTCACCCGCTCGACCACCGACTCGCTCAACCTCCTGGCGCGCGCGCTGCCCGCCGGCTGCCAGGTCTTCGTCTTCGAGACCGAGCACCACGCCTCCCTGCTGCCCTGGCAGGACGCCCGGGTCACCTACCTCGACGCCCCGCGCACCCCGCAGCAGGCCGTCCGGACCCTGGAGCGGGCCCTCGCCGAGCGCGACCCCCACGGCCCGGCCCTGGTCTGTGTCACCGGCGCCTCCAACGTCACCGGTGAGCTGTGGCCGGTGCGCGAGCTGGCCGCCGCCGCGCACGCCCACGGCGCCCGCATCGTCCTGGACGCCGCCCAGCTAGCCCCCCACCACCCGGTGGACCTCGGGGACCTGGACGTCGACTGGGTCGCCTTCTCCGGCCACAAGCTGTACGCCCCGTTCGGCTCCGGCGTCCTGGCCGGCCGCGCCGACTGGCTCCGGGCGGCCGAGCCGTACCTCGCGGGCGGCGGCGCCAGCCGCAAGGTCACCCGGCGGCAGGACGGCGGGGTGGACGTGGAGTGGCACGACAGCGCCGCCCGCCACGAGGCCGGCTCCCCGAACGTGATCGGCGCCTACTCCATCGCCGCCGCCTGCAAGGCCCTCACCGAGGCCGGCTGGGACACCCTCGTCGCCCGTGAGGAGCACCTGATCCGCACGGTCCGCGAAGGCCTCGCCGAGGTCCCGGAGGTCAGGATCCTCTCCCTCTTCGGCGACGACGCGCCGCGCGTGGGTGTCCTCTCCTTCGTCGTCGAGGGCTGGAACAGCTCGCACTTCGCCGCCGCCCTCTCCGCCGAGTACGGCATCGGCGTCCGCGACGGCCTCTTCTGCGCCCACCCCCTGGTCCGCACCCTGCTGGGCACCGACCCGCAGACCCAGGGGGAGTGCGGCGCCCCGGAGACGGCCCCGGGCGAGAAGTCCCTGAACGCCGTCCGGGTCAGCTTCGGCGCCGGCACCCCCGACGAGCACGTCGAGCGCTTCGTGACCGCCGTACGGGAACTGGTGCGCGACGGCGCCCGGTGGCAGTACCGCACGGAGGACGGCCGCTGCGTCCCGGCGGTCTGAGGACGGCCGGCCCGCCGCCCGCCGGGGTGGCGGGCTCCCTAGTTGTCGAGGCCGATCGCGAACGCGGCCTCCAGGTCGTGCTGCGAGTAGGTGCGGAACGCGACGTGCGTGTCGGTGGCCTCCACGCCGGGGATCTTGCTGATCCGGCCGGGGATGATCTCGGCGAGGTCCTCGTGCTGCCCGACCCGGACCATGGCGATCAGGTCGTAGGTGCCGGTGACCGAGAAGACCTCGCTGACGCTCTCCAGCGCGGCGATGCGCTCCGCGATCTCGGGGATCCGGTCCACGCTGGTCTTGATCAGAACGATCGCGGTGATCACGGCTGTGTCTCTCCCTCGGTGACCGGAGCTGGTGCGGCCTTCACTCTAGTCGCCCGGCCGTCCCCCACCACCGCCCCGCCGGGACCGCCCGCGCGGCTGCGCCCGCGTCCGTAGCGCAGCCACGCGTAGCAGAACCCCAGGCCGAACCCGACCATGTGCGCGAGGTAGGCCACTCCGGGCCCGTCGGAGGCCCGGCCCGCCGCGAACCACTGGAGCGCCGCCCAGAACGGCAGCACCACCCAGGCGGGGAAGCGCAGCGGCAGGAAGAACAGGAAGGGCAGAAGACTGGTCACGCGGGCGCGGGGGAACAGGTAGAGGAAGGCTCCGAGGACCGCCGAGATCGCCCCGGAGGCGCCGACCAGCGACTGCTCGGAGGTGGCGTTGGCGGCCGCGTAGCCCAGCAGGGCGAGGTACCCGCAGCCGACGTAGAACAGGGTGAACGCCACCCGTCCCATGCGTTCCTCGGTCATCGCCCCGAAGACGAAGAGGAACAGCATGTTGCCGAGCAGGTGGACCCAGCCGCCGTGCACGAACAGCGCGGTCGCCGGGGTGAGCGCCTCGCGGGCCGGTCTGCCGAACAGGTCGGCCGGGACCACGCCCCAGCGCCGGAAGTACGTCCGCTGCGCGGCGAGCAGCGCGTCCCCGGCGCGGTACCCGGGGGTGAGCCCGGACGCGGGGCCGAGGACGAAGATCAGGCAGCACAGGACGATGAGCCCGTACGTGATCGGTGCCGGGATGCCCCGGACCGCCCTGAGAGTCCTGCCGGCCGCCGTGCTCCAGGTGCTGATCATGACTACAGAGCATGACGTAACGGGACGCAAGCTGACAGACCGCCTCGCCGCCGTGGACGGGCGGGCGGCGAAGACCCCGCAGGCCGTAGGGTTACGAGCCATACGCGCCGGGGAACGGCGCGGACCGACACGAGAAGGAAGCGGACAGTCACGATGACGGTTCCCCTGCCGACGGCCACGACACGATGGCGCTGCACCCTGTGCGGCAACCTCACCCGCTTCGACGTGACCCGCTCGTCCAAGGTCGTCGAGTACGTCCATCTCGACCTGGCCGGTGAGCCGACGGTGGAGGAGCGCGAGGTGGTCAGTGAGACCATCGAGTCGGTGCGCTGCCGCTGGTGCAACGCGGTGGACCAGGTGGAACTCGTGGACAGGCCGGGCACCGGCTCCTGAGCGGAGCGGTCCCGGGAGCGGCTTTTTCGGTATTGGGGTGTGACGGATGGTGGAGACCGCGGGCGGGGGGCCGGACGACGGCACCGCCGAGGTGCTTGACCGTCCGCTGCCCGACGGCGTGCGCCGGCGGGTGGTGCAGATCGTCTCGGACGGCTTCGGCGGGCTGACCGTGGCCGAACTTCCCGCCCAGTTGCGGCAGTACGCCCGGTTCGCCCCGAACCGCCGGGCCAAGTTCGCCGGCAACGCGATGGCGGCGGCGCTGGAGACCGATCCGCTGTTCCGGCAGCGGATCGGCGAAAAGTTCAGAGAGGCGCAGCCGGAACTCGCCGGCGCCCTCGGCTCCGGCTCGCCGCCCCCGGCCGCGGACCCGCTCGACGTGGCGGCCGCGGCCTACGTACTGCGCCCGGCGGGCTGGGTGAAACTCGTCACCGCGGCCGGCGAGGAGGCCCAGCGCGCGGACGCCGAGCGGGCCGACGAGGAGAGCCGCGCCGAGCTGGACCGGCTGCGCGCGGAGCTGGCACAGGCCCGCGACCACATCCGCGCCGAGACCGAACGGCTGCGCGCGGAGCTGGAGTCGGCGAAGAAGGAGGGCGAGTCGCTGCACCGCAAGCTGCGGGCCGCGCTCAGCGACGTCAGGCGGGGCGAGGCCGCCCTGCGCAAGGCGCACGGCGAGATCGACGCCGCGCGCGCCGAGGCGCACGCGCGGGTGTCGGCCGCGGACAGCGAGTCGCGGCGGCTCAAGGCCCGTCTGAGCGAGGCCGAGGCCGCGCTGGAGGCCACCCGGCGGGCGGCCCGGGAGGGCCGCAGTGTGGAGGACATGCGGGTACGGCTGCTGCTCGACACCCTGCTGGAGGCGACCCAGGGCCTGCGGCGTGAACTCGCCCTCCCCCCGGTGTCCGTGCGGCCGGCCGAGACGGTCGACGCGGTGGAGCCGGGCCGGATGACCCCGAAGGACATCGCGGCACGCGCCCTGTCCGAGCATGACCCGGCCATCCTCGACCAGCTCCTCGCACTGCCGCAGGCGCATCTGGTCGTCGACGGCTACAACGTGACCAAGACCGGCTATCCGCAGATGCCGCTGGAGAAGCAGCGGCTCAGACTGCTGGGCCAGCTCTCCGCGCTCGCCGCGCAGACCGGGGCGGAGGTGACGTGCGTCTTCGACGGCGCCGAACTGGCCGCGCCGGTGCTGCTCGCGCCGCCGCGCGGGGTGCGCGTGCTGTTCTCCAAGCCGGGGGTCACGGCCGACGAGCTGATCCGCCAACTGGTGCGTGCGGAGCCGCCGGGGCGTCCGGTCATCGTCGCCTCCACCGACCGCGAGGTGGCCGACGGGGTCGCCAGGGCGGGTGCCCGTCCCGTGGCTTCTGCGGTGCTTCTGAAGCGACTGTCCTGAAGGTCCAACGGGCGTCATACATGCCCGGATTGGGCGTAACGTCACGCAACGTAGCGTCAATCGGCTCTCACTGCAGGTGAGTTATGTGCAAAGAATGCATGGCGTGACAGGGTTTTTTGCTTGAGGATTTGAACTGATCACAACTGTGTCACTAGGGTCTGGGCTCGAACCTCCGAACGGGTGATCACTCACAAGAAGGAGTTCGTCCTCCGTGGCGTCCCACCGTCGACCCAAGCAGCCCAGTCGCACCCGTGTGACCGTGCTGACCACCGCAGCCGCCGCTGCCGTCGCGCTCAGCGCGAACGCCGCCAACGCCGCCCCCAGCGAGAAGCTGAGCAAGGACGAGGTGAAGGCCAAGGTCGACAAGCTCTACGAGCAGGCGGAGCAGGCGACCGAGAAGTACAACGGCGCCAAGGAGAAGCAGCAGAAGCTGCAGAAGGACATCTCCACCATCCAGGACGACGTCGCCCGCGGCCAGGAGGAGCTGAACAAGCTCCGCGACGGCCTGGGTTCGCTGGCCACCGCCCAGTACCGCTCCGGCGGCATCGACGCCTCCGTCCAGCTCTTCCTGTCCTCCAATCCGGACGACTACCTCGACAAGGCCTCCACGCTCGACCAGTTGAGCAGTCAGCAGGTCGACGCGCTGAGGAAGATCCAGGACAAACAGCGCGAACTCGCCCAGGAGCGGGCGGAGGCCACCGAGAAGCTCAAGGACCTCGCCGCCACCCGCACCGAACTGGGCAACAAGAAGCAGGAGGTCCAGGGGAAGCTCGCCGCCGCGCAGAAGCTCCTGAACACCCTGACCGCCAAGGAGAAGGCGCAGCTCGCGCAGGAGCAGCAGCGCGCCAACCGCTCCTCCACCGAGCGCGTGGACCTCGGCGACGACGCCCCGCCCGCCTCCGGACGCGCGTCGGCGGCCTTCTCCGCCGCCCAGAGCCAGATCGGCAAGCCGTACGTCTACGGCGCCACCGGCCCCTCCTCCTTCGACTGCTCGGGCCTGACCTCCTGGGCCTACGCCCAGGCCGGCGTGTCCATCCCGCGCACCTCCGAGGCGCAGGCGAACATCGGCACCCGGATCGGCTCGGTCGGTGACCTGAAGGTCGGCGATCTGGTCTTCTTCTACGGCGACCTGCACCACGTGGGCCTGTACGCCGGCAACGGCCAGGTGCTGCACGCCCCGCACACCGGTGCCGTGGTCCGCTACGAGGCCATCGGCAACATGCCGTTCCAGTTCGGCGTCCGGGTCTGACCCCGTACGACACGGATACGGGAGGCGCCCGAACGGGCGAATCCCGGTGACCGGAGCTGACGTCACGCCCCGCCCATGACCTGCGTCAGTGGCGGGGGGTCAATCCGCGTTGACTCCGCGGTCTTTGGCCGCGACCCCTCCGCACGGCTACTGTCTGCCGCGTTTCCCCGGCGCCGGGGCCTCCCCGTCCCCGGCGCCGGGGCGACGCGTCCTGCAAGGCCAGCGGAAGGAACACGGCTTCTCGTGGGCTCTCATCGTCGCCTCGCCCCGTCCGGATTCGACCGGGGCTCCGTCGCCCTGTGCGTGGTGTCGGCCGCGGCGGCCGCGCTCGGCGCCGTACCGGCGCACGCGGCGCCGGACGCCGACACCCGCGCCGAGGTGGACCGTCTGTACGAGGCCGCCGAGAAGGCGACCCAGGCCTACGACCGGGCCGACGAGCGGGCCGGGGTGCTGCGCCGGGAGGTCCGTGCCGCGCAGGACCACATCGCCCGGCAGCAGCAGCGCATCAACACCCTGCGGGAGCGGCTCGGTTCGCTGGCCGGCGCCCAGTACCGCGCCGGCGGCATCGACCCGGCCGTCGCCCTGCTCTTCTCCGACGACCCCGACGACTACCTCGACAAGGCCTCCACCCTCGACCGCATCGGCAGCCGGCAGGCGGGCCAGCTCCGGCAGTTGCAGGCCGCGCTGCGCGACCTGGCCCAGGAACGCGCGGAGGCCACCGGCAAGCTCGCCGAACTGGAACGCAGCCGCAGGGCGGTGGCCGCCCACAAGCGGACCGTGGAACAGAAGCTCGCCCGGGCCCGGCGGCTGATCAACGCCCTGCCCGCCGCCGCGCGCGCCGCCTACGACCGGGCCTCCCGGGGCAGCCGCGCCGGCCTGCCCGACCCGATCGGCGCCGTCGCCGCCGACGGCCGCGCCGCCGCGGCCCTGGCCGCCGCCCGCTCCGCCCTCGGCCGCCCCTACGTGTGGGGCGCCAACGGCCCCACCGGCTTCGACTGTTCGGGCCTGATGCAGTGGTCGTACGCGCACGCGGGCATCCATCTGCCGCGCACCTCGCAGGGGCAGCGCTTCGCCGGCCGGCAGGTCCCGCTCTCCCAGGCCCGCCCCGGCGACCTGGTCGTGTACCGCTCCGACGCCAGCCACGTGGCGATGTACGTCGGCAACGGCCAGGTCATCCACGCGCCCTACCCGGGTGCCCCGGTGCGCTACGACCCGGTCGGCATGATGCCCGTCTCCTCGGTCACCAGACCCTGACCGCCCGCGCGCCGTACGATCGGGAAGTGGCTGGTCGCAGGCGGGCGTGGGGTGTCGGAGCGTGGGGGCTCGCGCTGCTGCTGCCCCTCGCCGGGTGCGGCGGCGGACCGGTGTCCGACCCGGCCCGGGCCGAGGTGCAGCAGGTGCTCGACCGGCGCGCGGCGGCCCTGCTCGGCCACGACGAGACGGCGTACGGCGCGACGGGCGCCCGCACCGAGTACGCCCGGCTGCGCGCCCTCCCGCTGGCCTCCTGGAGCTACCGGGTCACCGGCCTGCACCGCACCGGCGCCGGCGCCACCGCCGACGCGGACCTGCGCTACCGCGTCGCCGGTTACGACCGGGCCCCCGTCGCGGCCCGCCGTACCCTCACCCTCGGCCGCACCGCCGGCGGCCGCTGGCACGTCACCGCCGACAGGCCCGCCGGGAGGGCCGGACAGCAGCTCTGGGACCAGGGCACGGTGACCGCGGTGCGGGGCGCGCACAGCCTGGTGCTCGGCGCCGGCGGGTCCGCCGCCGGTCTGCGGACGTACGCCCGGCTGGCCGACCGCGCGGTCCCGGCCGTCTCCGGGGCCTGGGGCACCGGCTGGAGCCGCCGGGTCGTCGTGCTGGTCCCGCGGTCCCTGGCGGGGATGGCGGCCCTGCTCGGCTCGCCGGCCGCCACCTACCGGGGCATCGCCGCCGTCACCACGGGCGAGGTGAGCGCGACCCCGGCCGGGTCCGCCGGTGCGGCCCCCGCCGACCGGGTGGTGGTCAACCCGGAGGCGTACGCCGTGCTCGGTGACCTGGGCAAGCAGGTCGTGCTCACCCACGAGACCACCCATGTCGCCACCCGGGCGCAGACCACCGCCGCCACCCCGCTGTGGCTCTCCGAGGGCTACGCCGACTGGATCGGCTACCTGGACACCGGGCGCACCCCGGCCGAGGCCGCCCCGGAACTCGCCCGGGCCGTGGGGAGGGGCGAGCCGCCCGAGGCCCTCCCCGCCGACCGGGACTTCGGCTTCACCAGCGATCCGACCGACCTGGCGCGAGCCTACGAGGGAGGCTGGCTGGCCTGCCGCATGATCGCCGGGCAGTGGGGCACGGCCCGGCTCGACGCCTTCTACCGGGCCGTAGGCGGCCACGGGAAACGGGCGGGCGCGGTCGAGGGGGCGCTGCGGGAGGTCCTCCACACGACACCGCGGGAGTTCACCGCGCGCTGGCGGCAGTACGTCACGGCACAGCTCGGCTGAGCCGGTCCACGGCCTCCCGCGACCACTGCCGCTCGGCCGCCCACTCACCCCCGCGACCCGCGACACGCCCTCCCGGACGGCGGGCCGGGTGTCAGGAGGAGACCGGGGTCTCCTTCGGCCGGGTGGCCGGGGGTGGGAACGGGGCGGTGGCCGCGGACGGTGGGGCGGTCGAGGACCACAGGCGGCGGGCCGCCGTCAGGCCGGCCGCGAGCAGCAGGCCGTCGCGCACCGCCAGCAGCGCGACGCCGTACCAGTCGCTGGCCACCACGTGCGAGAAGCCGAGCGGGAAC contains:
- the trpD gene encoding anthranilate phosphoribosyltransferase; protein product: MSAVTPAGGDTAAGRSWPVLLNGLLEGRDLAADDTAWAMDRIMRGEATDAQIAGFAVALRAKGQTVQEITGLVRTMYEHANVIEVPGRTVDIVGTGGDGARTVNISTMSSLVVAGTGAKVVKHGNRAASSASGSSDVLEKLGVNLDLTPRRVVEVAQEAGITFCFAVKFHPALRHVGAARGQLGIRTVFNLLGPLTNPARVRAQAVGVAVAHEAPIVAGVLAERGNSSLVFRGDDGLDELTTTSTSRVWVVRDGRVREESFDPRDAGLPLVPVEALRGGDPAHNADVARRLLDGEQGPVRDAVLLNSAAALVALEPTDAPLTEQLRAGMAKAAESVDSGAARRTLERWVAASNA
- the qcrB gene encoding cytochrome bc1 complex cytochrome b subunit, with protein sequence MSTASNDETRSRGRAPAGERIADWADGRLGIYSLAKANMRKIFPDHWSFMLGEICMYSFIIIILTGVYLTLFFHPSMNEVEYHGSYIPLQGQLMSEAFNSTMHISFDVRGGLLIRQIHHWAAVVFLAGMFVHMMRVFFTGAFRKPREINWLFGFLLFVLGMFTGFTGYSLPDDLLSGTGVRFTQGAILSVPIVGTYISMFLFGGEFPGHDFVARFYSIHILLLPGIMLGLMVAHLILVFYHKHTQFAGPGRNNKNVVGMPLLPVYMAKAGGFFFLVFGFIALIAGIASINPIWAMGPYRPDQVSTGAQPDWYMGFAEGLVRAMPGWEINFWGHTLVLGVFVPLALFGLFLAVIALYPFIESWITGDKREHHILDRPRNAPTRTAFGAAWVAGYVIMLIGGGNDIIATHFHLSINAVTWFVRIAFFAGPVLTFIVTRRICLGLQRRDRDKVLHGRETGIIKRLPHGEFIEVHEPLSQEQLHTLTAHEQYRPAEIGPTTDENGVERKVGASEKLRVKLSNAYYGEDSQIPKPTVEEFKEITSGHGHH
- a CDS encoding rhomboid family intramembrane serine protease — encoded protein: MISTWSTAAGRTLRAVRGIPAPITYGLIVLCCLIFVLGPASGLTPGYRAGDALLAAQRTYFRRWGVVPADLFGRPAREALTPATALFVHGGWVHLLGNMLFLFVFGAMTEERMGRVAFTLFYVGCGYLALLGYAAANATSEQSLVGASGAISAVLGAFLYLFPRARVTSLLPFLFFLPLRFPAWVVLPFWAALQWFAAGRASDGPGVAYLAHMVGFGLGFCYAWLRYGRGRSRAGGPGGAVVGDGRATRVKAAPAPVTEGETQP
- a CDS encoding NYN domain-containing protein, giving the protein MVETAGGGPDDGTAEVLDRPLPDGVRRRVVQIVSDGFGGLTVAELPAQLRQYARFAPNRRAKFAGNAMAAALETDPLFRQRIGEKFREAQPELAGALGSGSPPPAADPLDVAAAAYVLRPAGWVKLVTAAGEEAQRADAERADEESRAELDRLRAELAQARDHIRAETERLRAELESAKKEGESLHRKLRAALSDVRRGEAALRKAHGEIDAARAEAHARVSAADSESRRLKARLSEAEAALEATRRAAREGRSVEDMRVRLLLDTLLEATQGLRRELALPPVSVRPAETVDAVEPGRMTPKDIAARALSEHDPAILDQLLALPQAHLVVDGYNVTKTGYPQMPLEKQRLRLLGQLSALAAQTGAEVTCVFDGAELAAPVLLAPPRGVRVLFSKPGVTADELIRQLVRAEPPGRPVIVASTDREVADGVARAGARPVASAVLLKRLS
- a CDS encoding C40 family peptidase — translated: MGSHRRLAPSGFDRGSVALCVVSAAAAALGAVPAHAAPDADTRAEVDRLYEAAEKATQAYDRADERAGVLRREVRAAQDHIARQQQRINTLRERLGSLAGAQYRAGGIDPAVALLFSDDPDDYLDKASTLDRIGSRQAGQLRQLQAALRDLAQERAEATGKLAELERSRRAVAAHKRTVEQKLARARRLINALPAAARAAYDRASRGSRAGLPDPIGAVAADGRAAAALAAARSALGRPYVWGANGPTGFDCSGLMQWSYAHAGIHLPRTSQGQRFAGRQVPLSQARPGDLVVYRSDASHVAMYVGNGQVIHAPYPGAPVRYDPVGMMPVSSVTRP
- a CDS encoding Lrp/AsnC family transcriptional regulator yields the protein MITAIVLIKTSVDRIPEIAERIAALESVSEVFSVTGTYDLIAMVRVGQHEDLAEIIPGRISKIPGVEATDTHVAFRTYSQHDLEAAFAIGLDN
- a CDS encoding aminotransferase class V-fold PLP-dependent enzyme, with protein sequence MSVSTAAADRSLCAPLPVLGRDVTVPLVTGGEVAYAALDYAASAPALQRVWDDVAAYAPYYGSVHRGAGYLSQLSTDLFENARGTVAGFLGCRPDDQVVFTRSTTDSLNLLARALPAGCQVFVFETEHHASLLPWQDARVTYLDAPRTPQQAVRTLERALAERDPHGPALVCVTGASNVTGELWPVRELAAAAHAHGARIVLDAAQLAPHHPVDLGDLDVDWVAFSGHKLYAPFGSGVLAGRADWLRAAEPYLAGGGASRKVTRRQDGGVDVEWHDSAARHEAGSPNVIGAYSIAAACKALTEAGWDTLVAREEHLIRTVREGLAEVPEVRILSLFGDDAPRVGVLSFVVEGWNSSHFAAALSAEYGIGVRDGLFCAHPLVRTLLGTDPQTQGECGAPETAPGEKSLNAVRVSFGAGTPDEHVERFVTAVRELVRDGARWQYRTEDGRCVPAV
- a CDS encoding C40 family peptidase, yielding MASHRRPKQPSRTRVTVLTTAAAAAVALSANAANAAPSEKLSKDEVKAKVDKLYEQAEQATEKYNGAKEKQQKLQKDISTIQDDVARGQEELNKLRDGLGSLATAQYRSGGIDASVQLFLSSNPDDYLDKASTLDQLSSQQVDALRKIQDKQRELAQERAEATEKLKDLAATRTELGNKKQEVQGKLAAAQKLLNTLTAKEKAQLAQEQQRANRSSTERVDLGDDAPPASGRASAAFSAAQSQIGKPYVYGATGPSSFDCSGLTSWAYAQAGVSIPRTSEAQANIGTRIGSVGDLKVGDLVFFYGDLHHVGLYAGNGQVLHAPHTGAVVRYEAIGNMPFQFGVRV